DNA from Mycobacterium bourgelatii:
ACCGAAATCTGGTCCGCAACGGCGTTCACCGACCACGGCGCCGTCCGGGTCGAAGACCACCCGCGACATCCGATCGAAGCCGTCGCTCAACCTCACCAGCCGGGACAGCTCATTCACGGGATCGCTGTGGTCCTCCACCCGCAAGTCGCGGATGATGCCGTCCCACGGCGCTTCAGCACCGGCGCCGCCGCCACGGCCGGCGACCACCAACAGCGCCGCGGACTGGCTACCCCGAATATCGCCGCCGGCGTTCTCGGCGGCTGCCAAACCCGCTACCAGGCGATGGGCAAGGTCGCCGTCGGCCTGCTCGAAGCCGCGCAGCAGGGCGGGCACCACGTCGTCGTTGTCCAGCATGTTGCCCAGGGCGATCGCTTGATCGCCTACGGCGACCCCGAGGGCTCCGACGCAGCGGCGTCCGCAGTGAAACCCGATGCGCCCCTCCGTATCCAGAAACGCAACCTGGCGGATTTCCGGGTGGGTGTCCTCGTCGAGCAGCTGGTCTACTGCGTCGACCGGCGCAATGCCCGCCCGCATCAGCGCCAAACCGCGGGGACCGTAGGAGCGCAGCGCGAACGCCTGCGTGGCCGCCACCCCGACGCCGGCCTCGGCCCACGTCACTACCGAGCCCACACCCAGGTAGTGCGACTGCGATGCGATGCCGAGCTGTCCCGTGGCGGCGTCGCGAGCCAGCAGCGAAAAGGTCACCGCTTCAGAATTCGGTTTCCGCGCAGAGCTGTTCGTAGTGCTTCTTGTACTCGGCCGTCTGGGTGAGTGGCATCAACGCGGCCAACTTGGCGACGTTGCCGGTGACCTTGACCCGGCCCTCCATGAAGGCCGTCGTCGGCGCGAGCTCCCCGCGCAGCATCGCGATCGAATCGGCGTAGGAGGCCGCCATGGTGCCGTCGGCCTTAGCGTCGTCGCCCAACAACTGCTCGACCATGCGACCGTCCTGAACGTCGGCGTAATAACGGATCTCACCGCCGTCTGGGGCCTTGGTCAGGCGGTATTGCACGCGGGCCGACGCGCCGGGGCGCGGGGCGAACGCCTGCTGCAATTCACACTGCCGGTTCAGCCATTCCTGTGACACATACTTCACGTGTGTTTCCCTTCCTCTGGTCGCTCGACGGGGTGATCTGGTCCAGGGCGGCGAGTAGGCGCTCTGCGGTGATCGGCAGCGTGTCGACGACCGAAGATGCGTGTGCCTCGCCGATTTCGGTGGTGAGTGCGTCGCGGATCGCGTTGGCCAGCGCGGCGGGTACCGGGATGATTCCGCTTTCCCCGACGCCTTTGGCGCCGTTCGGGGAGAACGGCGTCGGCGTCTCGAGGTGCACCAGCTCGACCGGGGGCACGTTGGCCGGCAGCGGCGGAAAGTAGTCCCACAGCGACTCCACCACCGGCCGGCCGTCGTCGGTGTACGGGAGTCGCTCGTAGAGGGCCGCGCCGATGCCCTGGGCGACGCCGCCAACGATCTGGGCCTCGACGTTGTCCGGGTTGAGCTGTACGCCGCAGTCGTGCCCGAAGACGAGTCGCCGAATGCTCACCGTCCCGGTGTCGCGGTCGATCTCGACGACCGCGGCCACGGCACCGTAGGAGAACGCGAACGCGCGCGGATCGTGCGTATACGACGCTTCCAGGTACGGCTCGAAGTCGGGCGGCAGGTCCTTGGCGTGATACGCCGCCGCGGCGACGTCCTGGAGGGAGATGCTGGTCCCAGATCCGTTGCTGAACAGGCCGGTTGCTTCCTCAAGGTCCGCGGGATCGACCTCCAACAGGTGCGCGGCCAGTACCCGCAGCCGTTCGCGAAGCTTGCGCGCGGCCAGCATCACCGACGATCCGGCCACGCCGGCGCCCCGGCTACCTCCGCTGCCGTATCCGGTGTACGGACAGGCCAAGGTGTCTCCGTAGACCACCGACACCGCGGCCAGGTCGACACCCAGTTCGTCGGCGGTGATCTGGGCGAGCACCGTCTCGAGTCCCTGCCCCATCGGCACCTGGCCGGTCAACACGGTGACCGATCCCGAAGCGTCCATGCGTACTACGGCCCGATCGTGACCCGCGTTGTTGATCCCCATCATTGCCGCCGTGAGCGACGGGCCGAAGTTGCTGGCCTCCAGATAACATGCGACTCCCGCACCGACCAGGTGCCCGGCAGCGCGGGCGCTGGCCAGGTCATCCTGCAATTGCCGCCAATCAACCTCGGAGGCGACAAGGTCGAGCAACTCGCCGTAACGTCCGCTGTCCAGGCACATCATCGCCGCCGTCCAATACGGCAACTCGTCGGGACGTAGCAGGTTGCGCCGGCGGATATCGAGGGGATCGATCCCCAGCAGCCGCGCACCCTCATCCATCGCCCGCTCGATCGCGAAAGTCGCTTCAGGCATACCGAAGCCGCGATACGCCCCGATCGGTGTCTTGTTGGTCACCACGCCCACCAGTTCGGACAGCGCGTCCGCGACGCGGTAGGGGCCCAGGACCATGGCCGCGGCGACGACGCCGGTGCCCAGGCCCACCATGTACGGTGTGGCGCCGCAGTCCAGCAGCACGGTGGCCCGCAGCCCGGATATCGTTGCGTCGGAGGTGAATCCGACTTCCAGATCGATCACCGTGCCGCGGCCGTGCACGGTGGCGGTGAACGCCTCGGCACGGCTCTCCACCCAGCGGACGGGGCGGCCGACGGCTCGCGCGGCGAACGCTACCAACGTCTCCTCGATGTAGGCGCACGCCTTGTTGCCGAATGCACCGCCGATGTCGGGACACTGCACCCGGACCCGACTTTCGGGAACCCGCAGGGTCGCCGCCAGCGACGCTTTCACCTGATGCGGCGACTGCGTCGAGGTCCACACCGTGACCGACTCCCGGGTGATACCCCAGGCCGCGCGCACCCCGCGGGTCTCCAGCGACAGGCCCGCCACCCGGTCGTTGACATAGCGGCCGCTGACCACCACCGCCGCGTCGGCCAGTGCCGCCGCGACATCGCCGGCCTCAAAGCGCGTGCGCCCGAAGACGTTGTCGGTCCAATCGTCGTACAGCAACGGCCGACTGGTGGCGGACGGTTCGACGACGGGTGGCAGCGTTTCGTAACGGACGTCGACGAGCTCGGCGGCGTCCTCGGCGAGATAGGCGTCGTCGGCGATGACGGCGGCGATCGGCTCGCCGACGTAACGGACCCGATCCGTGGCCAGGCACCAGGTCGGTGCCTCGCGTTGGACCTGCGCACTCCACATCATGCCCATCGGCTCGGTTGCCGCGCGCACCTCCGCTCCGACGAGGACGGCGCGCACGCCGGGCGCGGCGGCGGCTCGCGCGGTGTCCACCGAGATGAACGCATGCGGCTCGCGGGATCGAACGATCACCAAATACAGCTCGCCGGAGAGGCTTTCGTCGGCAAGATAACGTCCGCCACCCGCGGCCAGCCGGGGCAGGTGCACCCCGGGTGCTGATCGGCCGACGTGGCGTGACTGGTTCATCGGCTCTGCTCGACGATCGCGGCGGCGACCAGTTCCTGCGCTGCGGCCAGAATGGGCGTGTAACCCGTACAGCGACACAGCGACGAGGCCAGCCGATCACGCAGTTCGGCCTGGGTCGGTCGGGCACCGGCGTCGACCTCGGCGAGCAGTTCTTCCAGCAGCACGACGAACCCCGGCGTGCAGAAGCCGCACTGCAACGCTCGGTGCCGCACCAGGCATGCCTGCACGGGTGACGGCCCCGGCGCGCGGTTCAGACCCTCGATCGTGACGACGTCGCAGTCCGCGGCCTGCACCGCCAACGTCAAACATGCTCGCGCGGAGCGGGAATCAATCAGCACGTTGCAGCTGCCGCACAGCCCCTGGCCGCAGCCGACGTGGGTGCCGGTAAGGCCGAGTCGGTCCCGCAGGAAGTCGACCAGCGACATCCGGGGTGGCACGCAGGCCCGCACGGTCCGCCCGTTCACCCGCATTTCGATGTCCAGGTCGCTCGTCACGGCAACTCCCGTCGGACTCGTTCCAGCAGTCGGGCGACGACCCGAGTCGCCAGCCGGCGGCGATGCTGCGCGGAACAGTGCGCGTCGCTGTGAAATTCGAGATCGCCGGCGTAGGCGCGGCTGGCCTCCGCCACTGCGGCGTCATCGAGCCGCCCATGAAGGGCGGCAGTGATCGACGGGCCGGCCAACACCGGCACCTGGCCCGCACCGCCGGTGGCGATGCGAATGTCGACGACTTCGCCGTCAGCGATTCGCGCGTTGACCGCGGCACTGAGCAGCGGGGTGTCGCCGGCGCCGCGCAGGGTGACCTCGTCGAAGAATCCGATGCCCATGGGCCGGTGGAAGATTGCCGTGTGCAACAACTCGTCGGAGCGCAATGCCGTTTGATGCGGAGCGACAAAGAACTCTTCGGCGGGGATCCGCCTGAATCCGAGGGAGGAGGCGGCGACGATCTCGCCGCCGAGAGCGAGCAGGCAGATACCGAGTTCGGCCGCGGGGTTGGCATGGGCGAGGCTGCCGCAGATGGTGCCCCGATTGCGGGTGGTCACCTTGCCGACCCGGGGGAGCGCTTGCGCCAAGATTCCGAATTCGCGTATCCCGGTGTACTGTTCGGCGCCACGCTGGGTGACGGCGGCTCCGACCTGAAGGCCGGTCGGCGTTGCGTACAACCCGTGCAGGCCGGTGATGCCGGTGACGCAGACCAGGCGCCGCGGCCGGTCAAGCCGCCGAACCAACAACGGCAGCAGGCTCTGGCCACCGGCGAGAATGCGTGTCCCCGACGGGTCTTGGGCCAGCGCCGCGCAGGCCTCGTCTTCGGACTTGGCCGCCAGATAGTCGAATGAGGCCGGGTGCATTGTCAATCCGGTAACTGCGCGGCGACCAGGCGTGCGATCAGAGCGGGGTCCTCGAGATGGGCGAGGTGGCCTCGCCCGGCGAGCACTTGGCAGCGGGTGCCGAGCGAGTCCGCCAGCACCGCAGCGCGTTCCGGCGGGCACGTCTGGTCGTGTTCGCCCGCCAGCACCAAGGCGGGCGCGCGCACCCGCGTCGCGGTGTCGGTGATATCGGCAGAAAATGCTTCGCGCAGTATTGATTCCGCGACAGCTGGGTCGTTTCGCGCGGCCAGTCGCGCGGCTTCGTCCAGCAAGATCGCGTCGGTGCCGGGCGCGAAACTTACCGCGGCCATTTTTTGAAAGAATGCCAGGCTTCCGAGTTCGCGGAGTTCGGCGGTCACCCCGTCGGGGTCGATCAGGTCCGCGACCGTCAACGCGCCGCCGATGACCGCCACCGACCGGATTCGGTACTGGGCCTGGGCGGCTATCGAAAGGCACACCGACGCGCCGAACGACGCCCCGACCAAGTGGGCATAGTGGATGTCCAACCCGTCCATCGCCGCCTCGACGTCGGCGGCATAGTCAGCGACGCCGTAGGACTCGCCGGGTTGGGAGTTCCCGTGTCCGCGTAGATCGACGGCGACTGTGGTGCGATCGTTGAAGTGATTCATCACCGGCACCCACTGGTGGGCGGCGCCGTTGATGTGATGGATGAACACGACCGGCTCGGCTTCGCTGTCTTGCACCTGCCGCAGGCCCGACACGGTACCGGCCGGACCAGGCACCGAAAAGCGTTCCATCGCGGCCACTTCCCGGGCGTCGAGTCTCATAGGCCACCCATCTGGTTGGGCACGTGAGTGGAGAAGTGGGCGTGCACGAGTTCCCACTTGCCCGCACGGCGGCGCCAGATCTCGGTGGCGCGCATGCCGGCGTTGAAACTGCCCAGGTTTCCGAAGTCGGCCTGATAGCGGCTCAGGTAGGTAACCCATGCGGCGTCACCGACCACCTCGACACGCTCGTCGCGTAGGTCCGCGCTCATGGCCTGCCCGCCCATCGCGGCGGACAGCATGTCCCACAGCGCGGCGATGTGATCCTGGCCGATGTACACCGAGCCGTTGAGGTTGTACCAGACCAACTCGTCGGGTACCGCCGTCACATGGTCCCGCAGATAACTCGAGTCGAGTGGGCCGTTGGCATCGACGAATTCGCGATGCAGCCGCAGGACCTCCTGGGCGTCGTGATCCAGCACGGTATCGGTGTCGGTCATCTAGGTTCCGTCCTTCGGGTCAGGGCCGCTATGGCCTACCTATGACTTGGCGGCGAGCAGTGGACGACACTCGGACAGCTGCCGGATCAGCGCCGGCAACTGGTCGGGGGGCGCGAACGGCGCGATGGCGATCTCGTCGATGCCGGTCTCGGCGTACGCCTGCAGCGCATCGGCGAGCCCATCAGGCGGGCAGACCATCGCGACCCCGTCGACGACCTCGGGAGTGAACACCTTGACCGCTTCGAACGGACCGCCCCGCTCGATCGCTTCCACCAATGCACCGGCCGGAATTGCGCCCGCGGCAAGGTATTCCGTGGTCGCGGCGTCAAAAGTGGACAACAGCGCGGCAACCTGCGTACACGCCTTTGCCATGTTGTCGGTGATGAAAGCGGCAACCACGGCAGAGATCCGAAAGCTCTCCCGGGGCCGCCCGGCATCGGCGAGGATCGCCTCGACCCGCTGCACCGTGTCGGCCAGATACTTCCGTGAGGAGCCGGCGCTCAGGCAGACGCCGTCGGCGTAGCGGGCGGCCGCCTCGACCATGCGGGGACGCACCGCCATGATGTCCAGCGGCGGGGGAGCGGCCAGTGGGTTGAGTTTGTACTGCTCGAAGCGAAACCCTGGGAAGTCGGCGGTGAGGTCGCCGCCGGCCAGTGCGGTTGACAGCGCCCGGTGCAGCGCGATCGTCGAATTGACCGGCTTCTCAATCGATTTGCCGAGCTTGGCGATCATGTCGGGCACGCCCGTGCCGATCGCGGCGCGCACCCGGCCGGGTGCGATCTCGGCCAGCGAGGCGAGCTCCATGGCCGTCAGGCCGGGATGACGGCCCGCCGCGCTGATGCCCATGAGCACCACCTCCAGCCGCTCGGTTTCGCGCAGGAACACCGTCGCCGGCACCACTGCGTCGTGCGCGCAGATGTGCTCGGCGTACCAGAGGCCGTCGAACCCGCACTCGTCGGCGGCGCGGACCGTCGGCAGGCTGGCCAGAATCCCGCCAAAACCAGTGAACGACAAGCTAAGTCGCACGATGACAGACCTTTTCTGTTGAGCTTCTTCGGTGTCGTGGGCTGGCACTACCAGCGGCTGCGTAGCTCACGTAACTATATGTGTGACACGATGTCAACAATTATGTCGCAATTTCCGTCGCGACCGTGTGACACTAGGGTGAACATCGCGTTGTTCGACTCGATCTGCTGAAAGAGGCGCCCGACTTGCCCAACCGACAGAGCGATCTGCAGGCGCGTCGGCGCGCAAATCGGCGTGACGCTCGCCGCCGGTTGCTCGACGCCGCTCATGGCCTGCTCGAGCAGCGGCCGTGGGCGGAGATTTCGCTGGACGACATCACCTCCGCCGCCGAGGTGGCACGCACGGCCTTTTATCGCCACTTCGAGGACCGCCAGCACCTGTTGATGGCGATGCTCGACGACGTCGGTCTGGAGTTGGACCACGTCGCCGACGACTGGATGGCCGAATCCGATGATCCGGTCGCCGAACTGCGCCGCAGCCTGGAAAACCTGACATCGATATTCGTCGAACACGGCAGGTTGATCCAGGCGATCTCCGACACCGCTCGCCACGACCCGGAGATCGGTGCCCTCTACCAGGCCCTCGCGGACCGACTCGCTGCCGCGACCGCGCGGCGCATCAAAGCCGACATCGACGCCGGACGCAGCCAGGTCACCGAGGCCGACGAGGTCGCCCGCGCCCTGACGTGGATGAACGAGCGGTATCTGCTGGACCGCTTCGGGCAGCCTCCGTTCGGCGACCCGACCGCGGCCACCACCGCCCTGATCACGGTGTGGGTCAACACCCTTTACGGCCCGCCACCCGCGCGGCGGTGAGCCACCGTCTGGTGGTCCGCGGCGGCCACGTCTTCGACCCGCGGTCGGGAACCGCGGCGCCCGCCGACGTGGTGATCGACGGGGAGCGCATCGTCGATGTGGGGCCTGGCCTGGACGGTGACGCCGAACTCGACGCCGTCGGCCACCTAGTGGTGCCGGGCTTCATCGACTGCCACGTCCACGTCACGCTCGACGACGTCGACACGATGCGCCTGATCCAAACCCCGTTCTCGCTCCGCTTCTTTCAGGCCGTACGCAATCTTCGGCTGACCCTGCATGCCGGTGTGACCACCGTCCGCGATGCCGCGGGCGCCGACCTCGGCGTAAAGGAGGCCGTCGCCACCGGCTTGATCGAAGGGCCGGACATGCAGATCGCCATCGGCGTTCTCAGTCCGACGGGTGGGCACGGCGACGAGTGGATGCCGTCCGGCGAGTGCGTCCACGCCCTGTGGCCGCCGCACCCGGGCTCCCCGTCGACTGTTGTGGACGGCGTCGAGGCGATGCGCCAGAAGGTACGCGAACTGATTCGAGCCGGAGCCGACGTAATCAAGGTGGCCACCACCGGCGGCGTGATCAGCCCGCGCAGCGACCCACGTCGCGCCTACTTCGCCGCCGACGAACTCGCCATCATGATGGCCGAGGCCCGCGCCGCGCGGGCACACGTCATGGCGCACGCGCAGGGTGCCGACGGCGTCAAGAACGCGGTGCGCGCCGGTGTTCGCTCCATCGAGCACGGCGTCTACCTGGACGACGAGGCCGTCGACCTGATGCTGGCAAACAAAACATGGCTGGTTCCAACGCTTTCCGCGCCACACGCCATACTGCGCCAAGCGCAGGCAGGTGCCGGTATCACCGAGGCCGCCCGCAGCAAGGTCGCCGAGATCCTGGACGCGCACGAAGCCTCGGTGCGACTCGCGCACGACGCGGGGGTGCGCATCGCGATGGGAACCGATGCCGGCATCGCGCCGCACGGGGACAACCTGCGCGAACTCGAACTGTTGAGCAACCAGGGATTGCCCGCGGTCGACGCACTGCGGTCGGCGACCACGCATGCGGCCGAACTGCTCGACCGCAGTGCCGACATCGGTGAACTGGCGCCGGGTAAGCAGGCGGACCTGGTCCTGCTGGACGGTACCGACGTCGCGGTGACGGAGCTGGGGAAACGGGTCCGCGCCGTGATTCAGCGCGGCCGGTTGGTATCCGCTGCCGCAGCGGTCTAGCCACGCTCCGGTGGACAAACTCCACGAACATGCGCGGTCTGGGTGCAATTTGTCCGGAGAATGTGCGCGCTAGGAGTCAATCCCGCTATGCGCAACTACGTTTCGCGGGTATGGATGACGTACTGCGCTGGGACGGTGAACTGACGCTGATCCGACACGATTCCCTAACCGGCACATCGTTTGTCATCCGAGTGGATTCACTTCAGCTGGGGCAGGCCGCCGGCGGTACCCGAGCCGCCCAGTATGAGTCGTTTGCCGACGCTGTCGACGAGGCCGGGAGGCTGGCAGCCGCAATGACATTGAAGATGGCGGTGAGCAATCTACCGATGGGAGGCGGTAAGTCGGTGATCGCGTTGCCCGCCCCACGGCGGTCCCTCGACGAGACCACCTGGCACCGCATCCTGGCGCTGCACGCCGAGAACATCGACAAACTGAATGGGACTTACTGGACGGGTCCGGATGTCAACACCACCTCGGCCGATATGGACATCCTCAACCGCACAACGGAATTCGTCTTCGGACGGTCGATCGAGCGGGGCGGGGCCGGATCGAGCGCCGACAACACCGCCGCGGGGGTGTTCGAGGCGATGAAGACAACCGCACACCATTGTGGCCTCGGCGACCTGGCGGGACGGGCAGTCCTGGTCCAAGGCCTCGGCGCCGTCGGGGGTCGCGTCGCGACGCTGGCCGCCGAAGCCGGTGCGGTGCTTGTGGTTTGCGACGTCGTGACCGAGCGGCTGGAATGGGCGCGCCAGTGCGGCTGGTCGGTGGTGCCCCCCGAAGCCGCCGTCAGCACACCGTGCGACATCTTCTCGCCGTGCGCCCTCGGTGGCGTCATCGACAGGACGATCGCGGCCCAACTCCCCGCAACCGCGGTCGTGGGGGCGGCCAACAACATCCTGGCCGACGAGAGCGCTGGGGCGATATTGCGCGAACGGGGCATCGCGTACGCACCGGACTTCGTCGCCAACGCCGGCGGTGCGTTTCACCTTGTCGGCCACGAGGTGCTGGGTTGGAGTGACGAGACCGTCGCAGGGCGCACCAAGGGCATCGGGGACACGCTGGCTCAGGTCTTTTCGATCAGCGAGGCCAACGGAATCAGCACCGATTCCGCCGCGCGCATCCTTGCTCGACAGCGAGCCGAAGCGGCGCGAGGCGCCATCCCCGCCTGAGCGTTCAGAACAACTCGGACTGCATTCCGTCGCACTCTTCGAACATCAGCCAGGTACGGCTGGCCCGGACGCCGGCCAAGCTGTGGATCTGCTCGAGCACCACATCACGCAGGGTCGCGTTATCGGGCGTGCGTACCACGACAAGGACGTCGAAGTCGCCACCGACCAAAGCGAACCGCTCGACGTAACGCAGTGTCTTCAGTTTCTGCGAGAGCCCGCGCCAGGAGTCCTGCTGGATGGACAATGCGATGAGCGCAGAGGTCGCGAAACCCGCTTTCTCCAAGTTGATTCGCGCGGTGAAGCCTTCGATGACGCCTGCCCGTTCGAGTCGCTCGACGCGCGCGTAGACGTGAGTCCGGGACACATGCGCCCGCTGCGCGAGGGCCAGCATCGAGATTCGTCCGTCCTTGACCAGTTCCCGGATCAGCCGCCGGTCCACCTCGTCAAGCTGAACCCGGGAGGGGGCTGTGTCGGCCATGTGTCCACCGCCTCGTATCGGTCGCCGGAAAAGGTGAACAATATGCCGCTGAATCGCCTAATGGCAAGAAATATGTGCGCTTCTGCGGCGCTAGTGTTGTCATACGTACTGGACTGCCCGAGTATCGATTGACAAGTAGCTGTCTCGGGAGGCGATCGTGAGTGTTGTCGAGAGCTATCGGAAGTTTTTGCCTGCCGATGTCGCGGTGCAATACCTCGACCCCTCCGGTCACCCGACCCCCAGCACGGCTCGCTACCCCCGACCGGACGGTGCGCGGTTGATCGAGATGCACCGGAAGATGCTGCTGGGCCGCCGTTTTGACGAACAAGCCACCGCTTTGACCAAGCAGGGAAGATTGGCCGTCTATCCGTCGTCGCACGGGCAGGAGGCGTGCCAGATTGCGGCCGGCATGTGCCTGCACTCGCACGACTGGATTTTTCCCACCTACCGCGACTCGATGGCGCTGGTCGCCCGTGGTGTCGATCCCGTGGAAGTCCTCGCCATGTTCGCCGGTGATTGGCACTGCTGCTACAACCCCGTCGCACACCGAGCGGCCCCGCAGTGCACTCCGTTGGCGACCCAGCTGCTGCACGCCGTCGGCCTGGCGCACGGGCACGCCCGCAACCGCAACCAGATTGTGGTGCTGGCTCTTTGCGGCGACGGTGCCACCAGTGAGGGGGACTTCCATGAGGCCCTCAACTTCGCCGCGGTGCTCAAGGCGCCGGTCATCTTCCTGGTGCAGAACAACGGCTTTGCGATCAGCGTGCCGTTGGCGCGCCAGTCGGCGGCTCCGTCGTTGGCGCACAAGGGTGTTGGCTACGGCATAGGCAGTGAGCAGGTCGACGGCAATGATCCGGTGGCCATGCTGGCCGTCCTGGACGAGGCGCGGCGCTACGTTCTCGACGGAAACGGGCCGGTCATCGTCGAGGCGCACACTTACCGCATCGACGGACACACCAACGCCGACGATCCGACCCGGTACCGCACCGCCGACGAAGTGCAGCGCTGGTGTGCGCGGGACCCGATCGCACGCCTCGACGCCTACCTGCGGGCCGTGGGTC
Protein-coding regions in this window:
- a CDS encoding Lrp/AsnC family transcriptional regulator, whose translation is MADTAPSRVQLDEVDRRLIRELVKDGRISMLALAQRAHVSRTHVYARVERLERAGVIEGFTARINLEKAGFATSALIALSIQQDSWRGLSQKLKTLRYVERFALVGGDFDVLVVVRTPDNATLRDVVLEQIHSLAGVRASRTWLMFEECDGMQSELF
- a CDS encoding thiamine pyrophosphate-dependent dehydrogenase E1 component subunit alpha; amino-acid sequence: MVSVVESYRKFLPADVAVQYLDPSGHPTPSTARYPRPDGARLIEMHRKMLLGRRFDEQATALTKQGRLAVYPSSHGQEACQIAAGMCLHSHDWIFPTYRDSMALVARGVDPVEVLAMFAGDWHCCYNPVAHRAAPQCTPLATQLLHAVGLAHGHARNRNQIVVLALCGDGATSEGDFHEALNFAAVLKAPVIFLVQNNGFAISVPLARQSAAPSLAHKGVGYGIGSEQVDGNDPVAMLAVLDEARRYVLDGNGPVIVEAHTYRIDGHTNADDPTRYRTADEVQRWCARDPIARLDAYLRAVGLIDDADIAAIKAEAETLAAAVRNGMNADRPVDPDDLFRFVFAEPTPALREQHAQARAELAFELAQVVSQ